In bacterium, a genomic segment contains:
- a CDS encoding 2-oxoacid:acceptor oxidoreductase family protein, with protein sequence MAEKVLKKSASFFDTYDRNPSPNKEVTHYCPGCGHGVLHKLIAEAIDDFNIRERTIFCSPVGCSVFAYYYFRTGNIQCAHGRAPAAATGVKRTHPECIVISYQGDGDLAAIGTAEIVQAANRGENITVFFVNNAIYGMTGGQLAPTTLVGQKTTTSPYGRNPGNEGYPIKVAEMISTLEAPVYVERVAITDAKNTARVRRAVRKGLQNQMDNRGFSLIEVLSVCPSGWKMTPVQAKQWLSDYMIKQFPLGVYRDRTEEVPSREVTRHVFHVDGIREALDLPVTHDTTIKTEPPAAEFRDPRIKLAGFGGQGVLMLGLMLAEAGMHAGYNVSWIPSYGPEMRGGTANCHVNLSHRRIGSPTVSRPTLLVAMNLPSLEKFENEVVPGGLILYDTAMISRPPQRTDVKAVGIPASTIADELGNTRGANMVILGAYIALSGILPKEAIFAAMPTLIKRQNLIPLNKLAVEKGMEFVRNLRG encoded by the coding sequence ATGGCTGAAAAAGTTCTCAAAAAATCGGCAAGTTTTTTTGATACCTACGATCGCAATCCCAGCCCGAACAAGGAGGTAACCCATTACTGTCCAGGCTGCGGGCACGGGGTTTTGCACAAGCTGATCGCCGAAGCGATCGATGATTTCAATATCCGTGAGCGCACCATTTTTTGCAGTCCGGTGGGCTGCAGTGTCTTCGCCTATTATTATTTCCGGACCGGCAACATCCAGTGCGCCCACGGTCGCGCTCCAGCGGCGGCGACGGGTGTCAAGCGGACCCACCCGGAGTGCATCGTCATCAGCTATCAGGGGGATGGCGATCTGGCGGCCATCGGCACCGCCGAGATCGTCCAGGCGGCCAACCGCGGCGAAAATATCACGGTTTTTTTCGTCAACAACGCCATCTATGGCATGACCGGAGGTCAGCTCGCCCCGACCACGCTGGTGGGCCAGAAGACGACCACTTCGCCCTACGGCCGCAATCCCGGCAACGAGGGATATCCGATCAAGGTGGCCGAGATGATCTCGACGCTCGAGGCACCGGTCTATGTCGAGCGGGTGGCGATTACCGATGCCAAGAATACCGCCCGGGTGCGCCGCGCGGTGCGCAAGGGGCTGCAGAATCAGATGGACAACCGGGGATTTTCGCTGATCGAGGTGCTTTCGGTCTGCCCCTCGGGGTGGAAGATGACCCCGGTGCAGGCCAAACAGTGGCTCAGCGATTATATGATCAAGCAATTCCCGCTCGGGGTCTACCGCGACCGTACCGAAGAGGTGCCGTCGCGGGAAGTGACGCGCCATGTGTTTCATGTCGACGGCATCCGCGAGGCCCTCGATCTGCCCGTCACCCACGATACCACGATCAAGACCGAACCGCCCGCGGCCGAATTCCGGGATCCGCGGATCAAGCTGGCCGGTTTTGGCGGTCAGGGGGTGCTGATGCTCGGGCTGATGCTGGCCGAAGCGGGGATGCATGCCGGTTACAATGTCTCCTGGATCCCCTCGTATGGCCCGGAGATGCGCGGCGGTACGGCCAACTGCCATGTCAATCTGTCGCATCGCCGCATCGGCTCGCCGACGGTTTCACGGCCGACCCTCCTGGTGGCGATGAACCTGCCCTCCCTCGAAAAGTTCGAGAATGAGGTCGTGCCCGGCGGACTGATCCTCTACGATACGGCCATGATCAGCCGGCCGCCGCAGCGCACCGATGTCAAGGCGGTGGGCATTCCGGCTTCGACGATCGCCGATGAACTGGGCAACACCCGCGGGGCCAATATGGTCATCCTTGGAGCCTACATCGCCCTCTCCGGCATCCTGCCCAAGGAGGCCATCTTCGCTGCGATGCCGACGCTGATCAAACGGCAAAACCTGATACCGCTCAACAAGCTGGCGGTCGAGAAGGGAATGGAATTTGTTCGTAATTTGCGGGGTTAA
- a CDS encoding TIGR03960 family B12-binding radical SAM protein — MTDSQRTSSSLKQRLFHDLLPFVAKPGRYIGNEFNMIRKDPAAVAVRIALVFPDVYEVGMSYLGYPILYHLLNQQPHFYAERAFAPWMDMAAQMREKGVPLFSLETFSPLRDFDLIGFTLQYELNYTTILELIDLAGLPLRAAERQDGPLVVGGGPSVFNPEPVADFFDLFVIGDGEEAALELAATIAQAKQNGWARGETLRHCVQIPGVYIPQYYQPISNEAGAFAGLEPLHAEAPRRIRSRIVSSLPPGNYSDRPLVPVITTTHDRVSLEIARGCSRGCRFCNAGMMYRPVRQRPVEDLTRQAVAGIRNTGYDEVSLVSLSTSDYEELGPLMQRLQAELGRKMVNISFPSLRPEKFTPEVARFAKGVRKSGLTLAPEAGSQRLREVINKTTTAADLLRAVELAFQEGWQVVKLYFMIGQPTETDADLQGMVDLIDQVVALARRWKGTRINISVSPFVPKPGTPFQWAAQDSPGETRRKLAFLRERLCDKRIKLSWRDAEVAQIEGVLARGDRRLGRVIERVWQAGTTLEGWSENFHYEIWLQALATEGLQPEVFTGGYPLDAPLPWAHLDKGVTTRFLQDEYRRALGQEVTPDCRDGQCNRCGLMGQPVCQQILKGEKAFRSGTLLPTPQAQASETAPLPHPAPQPEGRWVRLHYHRGEEVRWISHLDFIHVLERALRRAEWPLVYSEGFNPHPRISYGPPLPTGHISRAEYIDLMAAAEEIGSCVAALAAQLPAGIRIHEALLLPAKPRALADEIVRAVCRVTWPTLAGPLDLTARISALLEQKELLVTRYKEKEAPRILDIRPFLLELAWQEGALQIVSHVDHGKTVRMEEIISLLFPDEPNRARLASIERVHLWMEREGEFISPLAVVESGIRV, encoded by the coding sequence GTGACCGATTCGCAGCGTACGTCCAGTTCCTTGAAGCAGCGCCTGTTTCATGACCTCTTGCCATTCGTGGCCAAGCCAGGCCGCTATATCGGCAATGAATTCAATATGATCCGTAAAGATCCGGCTGCGGTGGCGGTACGTATCGCCCTGGTCTTTCCGGATGTTTATGAGGTCGGCATGTCCTATCTGGGCTATCCGATCCTCTATCATCTTCTCAATCAGCAGCCGCATTTCTATGCCGAGCGCGCTTTCGCGCCCTGGATGGACATGGCGGCGCAGATGCGGGAAAAGGGCGTGCCGCTTTTTTCGCTCGAGACCTTTTCACCGCTGCGGGATTTCGATCTCATCGGCTTCACGCTGCAGTACGAGCTGAACTATACCACCATCCTCGAGCTGATCGATTTGGCCGGGTTGCCGCTGCGGGCGGCGGAGCGCCAGGACGGCCCCCTGGTGGTCGGCGGCGGTCCTTCGGTTTTCAATCCCGAGCCGGTGGCCGATTTTTTCGATCTCTTCGTCATCGGCGATGGCGAGGAGGCGGCGCTCGAACTGGCAGCCACGATCGCGCAGGCCAAACAGAACGGCTGGGCGCGGGGGGAAACGCTGCGCCACTGTGTGCAGATACCCGGGGTATACATTCCGCAGTATTATCAACCGATTTCGAACGAGGCCGGCGCCTTCGCCGGTCTGGAGCCGCTGCATGCGGAGGCGCCGCGCCGTATCCGCAGCCGCATCGTCTCCAGCCTGCCGCCCGGCAATTACAGCGACCGCCCGCTCGTCCCCGTCATCACCACGACACACGATCGCGTCTCACTCGAGATCGCCCGGGGCTGCTCGCGCGGCTGCCGCTTCTGCAACGCCGGGATGATGTACCGCCCGGTGCGCCAGCGCCCCGTCGAGGATCTCACCAGGCAGGCGGTGGCGGGCATTCGCAACACGGGCTACGATGAGGTCTCGCTGGTTTCGCTCTCGACCTCCGACTATGAGGAACTCGGGCCGCTGATGCAACGGCTGCAGGCGGAGCTGGGGCGTAAGATGGTAAACATCTCTTTCCCCTCGCTGCGCCCGGAGAAGTTCACCCCTGAAGTCGCGCGTTTTGCCAAAGGGGTGCGCAAATCGGGACTGACGCTGGCGCCCGAAGCGGGATCGCAGCGTTTGCGAGAGGTCATCAACAAGACCACCACCGCGGCGGATCTGCTCCGCGCCGTCGAGCTGGCCTTCCAGGAGGGCTGGCAGGTGGTCAAACTCTATTTCATGATCGGTCAGCCGACCGAGACCGATGCGGATTTGCAGGGGATGGTCGATCTCATCGACCAGGTCGTCGCTCTGGCGCGGCGCTGGAAGGGCACCCGGATCAATATCTCGGTATCGCCCTTTGTGCCCAAACCGGGCACACCGTTCCAGTGGGCCGCACAGGACAGCCCCGGGGAGACCCGGCGCAAGCTCGCTTTTCTGCGGGAACGCCTCTGCGACAAGCGGATCAAGCTCAGCTGGCGCGATGCTGAGGTGGCGCAGATCGAAGGAGTCCTGGCCCGCGGCGACCGGCGGCTGGGGCGGGTTATCGAACGCGTCTGGCAGGCGGGGACGACCCTCGAAGGATGGTCCGAGAATTTTCATTACGAAATCTGGCTGCAAGCCCTTGCCACGGAAGGACTGCAGCCGGAAGTGTTCACAGGGGGGTACCCCCTGGATGCGCCGCTGCCATGGGCTCATCTCGACAAGGGGGTGACAACCAGGTTTTTACAGGATGAGTACCGGCGGGCCCTTGGGCAGGAGGTGACGCCCGACTGCCGCGACGGCCAGTGCAACCGCTGCGGACTGATGGGACAGCCGGTTTGCCAGCAGATCCTCAAGGGGGAAAAAGCCTTTCGCAGCGGCACCCTGCTGCCGACGCCGCAGGCGCAGGCCTCCGAAACCGCGCCGCTGCCGCATCCGGCTCCTCAGCCCGAAGGCCGCTGGGTGCGTTTGCACTACCATCGGGGTGAAGAGGTGCGCTGGATTTCGCATCTCGATTTTATCCATGTTCTTGAACGGGCGCTGCGCCGCGCGGAATGGCCGTTGGTCTACAGCGAGGGATTCAATCCTCATCCGCGTATCTCTTACGGGCCGCCGCTGCCCACCGGACATATCAGCCGGGCCGAATACATCGACCTCATGGCCGCTGCGGAGGAGATTGGTTCCTGCGTCGCCGCCCTGGCGGCGCAGCTGCCCGCCGGAATCCGCATCCATGAAGCCCTGCTCCTGCCGGCCAAACCCCGCGCTCTGGCGGACGAAATTGTTCGCGCCGTTTGCCGGGTGACCTGGCCTACACTGGCTGGACCCTTGGATTTGACCGCACGCATCAGCGCCCTTCTGGAGCAGAAGGAACTCCTGGTGACGCGGTATAAGGAAAAAGAAGCCCCCCGCATCCTGGACATCCGGCCCTTTCTTCTGGAATTAGCCTGGCAGGAGGGGGCTTTGCAGATCGTAAGCCATGTCGATCACGGCAAAACCGTGCGCATGGAGGAAATTATCAGCCTGCTCTTCCCTGACGAGCCCAACCGCGCGCGGCTGGCTTCCATCGAACGGGTGCACCTGTGGATGGAGAGGGAAGGCGAATTCATCTCCCCCCTCGCGGTAGTGGAGAGCGGCATCAGAGTGTAA